The following coding sequences are from one Capsicum annuum cultivar UCD-10X-F1 chromosome 3, UCD10Xv1.1, whole genome shotgun sequence window:
- the LOC107864857 gene encoding nucleolar protein 58 has product MPETDDTRKDEATTKAENEDIHDEKKEKEVEHSNEDGKDDKDEKEGKDKKTTKKKDNDEEDKDKDEKDDKKKDKKEKDPNDKKDVEKLKVKVEKIDAKMQDLEDKKEIILKLFDEAGKIAANASAARLPFDPLSSHSTKKKKKAK; this is encoded by the coding sequence ATGCCAGAGACGGATGATACACGAAAAGATGAGGCTACAACCAAAGCTGAAAATGAGGACATACAtgatgagaagaaagagaaagaagttgAGCATTCGAATGAAGATGGAAAAGACGATAAAGATGAGAAGGAAGGTAAAGATAAGAAGACGACGAAGAAGAAAGACAACGATGAAGAAGACAAGGACAAGGATGAAAAAGATGACAAGAAGAAGGATAAAAAAGAGAAGGATCCCAATGATAAAAAGGACGTAGAAAAACTCAAAGTTAAAGTGGAGAAAATTGATGCCAAGATGCAGGATTTGGAAGACAAGAAGGAGATTATTCTCAAGTTGTTTGATGAAGCTGGGAAAATTGCAGCCAATGCAAGTGCTGCTCGTCTTCCATTCGATCCATTATCGAGCCACtcgacaaagaaaaagaaaaaagccaAGTGA
- the LOC107862499 gene encoding hypersensitive-induced reaction 1 protein (The RefSeq protein has 1 substitution compared to this genomic sequence): MGNLFCCVQVDQSTVAIKEQFGKYRDVLEPGCHCVPWFLGSQLAGHLSLRVQQLDVRCETKTKDNVFVNVVASIQYRALADKANEAFYKLSNTKGQIQAYVFDVIRASVPKLNLDDVFEQKNEIAKSVEEELEKAMSAYGYEIVQTLIVDIVPDEHVKRAMNEINAAARLRVAANEKAEAEKILQIKRAEGEAESKYLSGLGIARQRQAIVDGLRDSVLGFSVNVPGTTAKDVMDMVLVTQYFDTMKEIGAASKSSAVFIPHGPGAVKNVAQQIRDGLLQASVGH, translated from the exons ATGGGCAATTTGTTCTGCTGTGTGCAAGTTGATCAATCAACGGTTGCGATTAAGGAGCAATTTGGCAAGTATCGGGATGTGCTTGAGCCAGGGTGCCACTGTGTACCTTGGTTCCTTGGAAGCCAGTTGGCTGGTCATCTCTCCCTCAGGGTGCAGCAACTAGATGTGCGCTGTGAAACCAAAACTAAG GATAACGTCTTTGTCAATGTTGTTGCATCAATTCAGTATCGTGCCCTGGCAGACAAAGCTAATGAAGCATTCTACAAGCTAAGTAACACTAAGGGTCAGATTCAGGCATATGTTTTTGATG TCATAAGAGCGAGTGTTCCAAAACTCAATCTTGATGATGTATTTGAGCAAAAAAATGAAATTGCTAAGTCTGTTGAGGAGGAACTTGAGAAA GCTATGTCTGCTTATGGATATGAAATTGTTCAGACCCTTATAGTTGATATAGTACCAGATGAGCATGTAAAGAGAGCTATGAATGAAATCAATGCTG CTGCTCGTCTGAGGGTGGCTGCTAATGAGAAGGCAGAGGCTGAGAAGATTTTGCAAATTAAGAGGGCTGAAGGGGAGGCTGAGTCTAAGTATCTCTCGGGATTAGGTATTGCGCGACAACGTCAAGCCATTGTGGATGGTCTGAGAGACAGTGTGCTAGGATTTTCAGTCAATGTTCCTGGAACTACAGCAAAGGATGTTATGGACATGGTCCTGGTAACCCAGTACTTCGACACCATGAAAGAAATTGGCGCTGCCAGCAAATCATCTGCTGTCTTCATCCCCCACGGGCCTGGTGCCGTAAAAGATGTGGCACAGCAGATTCGTGATGGACTTCTTCAGGCTTCTGTTGGGCATTAA
- the LOC107862501 gene encoding protein QUIRKY produces the protein MNMSSGPPPEQPPQQQEPPSKPPQVVRKLVVEILDARNLLPKDGQGSSSPYVAVDFDGQKKRTSTVVRNLNPEWNEGLEFIVTDPRTMEFEELDIEVFNDKKLSNGNARKNHFLGRVKLYGSQFARRGEEGLIYFPLEKKSVFSWIRGELGLKIYYYDELVQEEEPPPPQPEQQQQQPQQQQQPDQEVKKNPVFVVMEDPRQRMMLEVPMPSEVAMEAMEQSPPIVTIEESPPPMNMPPEQQQQQQQFSHRHEEGPGPAPGPQMMSGPPMMNVPPPEYPPPEVKRMQAARAGERVRVMRRPNGDYSPRVISGKVVGESERISAFDLVEPMQYLFVRIVKARGLAPSESPFVKIRTSNHFVRSKPAIIRPGEPLSNPEWQQVFALGHNKQEASNSTLEISVWDSASDHFLGGVCFDLSDVPVRDPPDSPLAPQWYHLEGGADDQHKVSGDIQLSVWIGTQADDAFPESCSSDAPYVAHTRSKVYQSPKLWYLRITVIEAQDLHIAPNLPPLTAPEVRVKAQLGFQSVRTRRGSMNHHSSVFHWNEDLIFVAGEPLEDSLILLVEDRTTKDPVLLGHIMIPVSSIEQRLDERLVPAKWFGLEGGPGGAYCGRLHLRMCLEGGYHVLDEAAHVCSDFRPTAKQLWKPAVGILELGILGARGLLPLKSKGPGKGSTDAYCVAKYGKKWVRTRTITDTFDPRWNEQYTWQVYDPCTVLTIGVFDNWRMFADGGDDKPDYRIGKVRIRVSTLENNKVYTNSYPLLVLLRSGLKKMGEIEVAIRFVCPSLLPETCAVYGQPVLPKMHYLRPLGVAQQEALRGAAIKMVAAWLARSEPPLGPEVVRYMLDADSHTWSMRKSKANWFRIVAVLAWAVGLAKWLDNIRRWRNPVTTILVHVLYLVLVWYPDLIVPTGFLYVFLIGVWYYRFRPKIPAGMDTRISQSETVDPDELDEEFDTIPSSKPPEIIRMRYDRLRILAARVQTVLGDFATQGERVQALVSWRDPRATKLFIIVCLIITIVLYAVPPKMVAVALGFYFLRHPMFRDPMPPATLNFFRRLPSLSDRLM, from the coding sequence ATGAATATGTCATCTGGGCCACCACCGGAACAGCCACCCCAACAGCAAGAACCGCCGTCAAAGCCACCACAAGTTGTCCGTAAACTTGTTGTTGAAATTCTTGACGCAAGGAATTTACTACCGAAAGATGGGCAAGGGAGTTCGAGTCCGTATGTAGCTGTGGATTTTGATGGTCAGAAGAAGCGGACTTCGACTGTTGTTAGAAATCTTAACCCGGAATGGAACGAGGGTTTGGAGTTCATTGTTACGGATCCGAGGACGATGGAGTTTGAGGAGCTGGATATTGAGGTTTTCAATGATAAGAAGTTGAGTAATGGGAATGCGAGGAAGAATCATTTTTTAGGGAGAGTGAAGTTGTATGGGAGTCAATTTGCGAGGAGGGGGGAAGAGGGGTTGATTTATTTTCCATTGGAGAAGAAGAGTGTGTTTAGTTGGATTAGAGGTGAGTTGGGTTTGAAGATTTATTACTATGATGAATTGGTGCAGGAAGAAGAACCGCCGCCTCCGCAACCGGAGCAACAGCAACAGCAGCCGCAGCAGCAGCAACAGCCGGACCAAGAAGTGAAGAAGAACCCTGTTTTTGTTGTTATGGAAGATCCTAGACAGAGGATGATGCTTGAAGTTCCTATGCCTTCGGAGGTTGCCATGGAAGCGATGGAACAATCTCCACCTATTGTAACGATTGAGGAATCTCCTCCACCGATGAATATGCCACCGGAACAACAACAGCAGCAGCAACAGTTTAGTCACAGGCATGAGGAGGGTCCGGGTCCAGCTCCAGGTCCACAAATGATGAGTGGTCCACCGATGATGAATGTTCCACCACCTGAGTACCCACCACCGGAGGTGAAGAGGATGCAAGCAGCTCGAGCTGGTGAAAGAGTGAGAGTAATGAGACGTCCAAACGGAGACTATTCACCTAGAGTAATTTCCGGGAAAGTCGTCGGAGAGTCGGAAAGAATCTCGGCTTTCGACCTCGTCGAACCAATGCAGTATCTATTCGTTAGAATTGTGAAAGCTAGAGGTCTTGCTCCGAGTGAAAGCCCATTCGTAAAGATCCGAACATCAAACCATTTCGTCCGGTCGAAACCAGCGATTATCCGGCCAGGCGAGCCGTTATCGAATCCAGAATGGCAGCAAGTGTTCGCACTAGGCCACAACAAGCAAGAAGCTAGCAATTCAACACTTGAAATTTCAGTATGGGATAGCGCATCAGATCATTTTCTTGGCGGAGTTTGTTTCGACCTCTCTGATGTACCAGTTAGAGATCCACCAGATAGTCCTCTTGCTCCTCAGTGGTATCATCTCGAAGGTGGTGCCGATGACCAACATAAAGTCTCCGGGGATATTCAACTCTCTGTCTGGATTGGAACTCAAGCAGATGATGCGTTTCCTGAATCGTGCAGCTCCGATGCACCGTATGTTGCCCACACTCGTTCAAAAGTTTATCAATCACCGAAGTTGTGGTATCTAAGAATCACGGTGATTGAAGCTCAGGATCTTCATATAGCTCCAAATCTACCGCCATTGACCGCTCCGGAGGTAAGAGTAAAAGCTCAGCTAGGTTTTCAATCCGTTAGAACTCGACGAGGGTCCATGAATCATCACAGTTCCGTGTTCCACTGGAACGAAGATTTGATCTTCGTAGCCGGTGAGCCACTTGAAGATAGCCTAATCTTGCTAGTGGAAGACCGGACGACGAAGGATCCAGTGCTTCTTGGGCACATTATGATTCCAGTGAGCTCAATTGAGCAACGACTCGATGAGCGACTCGTGCCAGCTAAGTGGTTCGGATTGGAAGGTGGACCAGGTGGGGCTTACTGTGGAAGGCTACACTTGAGGATGTGCTTAGAAGGAGGATATCACGTGCTTGATGAAGCAGCGCACGTGTGTAGCGATTTTAGGCCCACGGCTAAGCAGCTATGGAAGCCTGCTGTTGGCATTTTGGAGCTGGGGATTCTTGGAGCTCGCGGGTTGTTACCCTTGAAATCCAAGGGTCCAGGGAAAGGATCCACGGATGCGTACTGTGTTGCCAAATACGGTAAGAAATGGGTTCGAACTCGGACCATAACCGATACCTTTGATCCGCGTTGGAACGAGCAGTACACGTGGCAAGTATACGATCCGTGTACAGTTCTTACAATTGGAGTATTCGACAATTGGCGTATGTTTGCTGATGGTGGTGATGATAAGCCTGATTATCGTATAGGAAAAGTACGTATACGAGTCTCTACTTTAGAGAATAACAAAGTGTACACAAATTCCTATCCATTGTTGGTTCTGTTGCGGTCTGGgttgaagaaaatgggtgaaattGAGGTAGCAATTCGATTTGTTTGCCCATCGTTGTTACCAGAAACATGTGCTGTTTATGGGCAGCCAGTGTTACCCAAAATGCATTATCTACGCCCACTTGGGGTGGCTCAACAAGAGGCATTGAGAGGAGCAGCTATCAAAATGGTTGCAGCATGGTTAGCTCGATCCGAGCCACCATTGGGACCTGAGGTAGTTCGGTACATGTTGGATGCGGATTCTCACACATGGAGCATGAGGAAGAGTAAGGCTAATTGGTTTCGGATTGTAGCCGTGTTAGCTTGGGCTGTTGGTTTAGCAAAATGGTTGGATAACATTAGGAGATGGAGAAATCCAGTAACAACCATCCTAGTCCATGTTCTATACTTGGTGCTTGTTTGGTATCCCGATTTGATTGTCCCCACCGGGTTTCTATACGTCTTCTTGATTGGTGTATGGTATTATCGGTTCAGGCCTAAAATACCCGCGGGTATGGACACCCGAATCTCCCAATCAGAAACCGTAGACCCGGATGAATTGGACGAGGAATTCGACACAATACCAAGTTCAAAGCCACCCGAAATAATTCGGATGCGGTACGACAGATTGAGAATATTAGCAGCAAGGGTCCAAACAGTTTTAGGTGATTTTGCAACCCAGGGAGAAAGGGTCCAAGCGTTGGTAAGCTGGAGGGACCCAAGGGCGACGAAATTGTTCATAATCGTGTGCCTAATTATAACCATAGTGCTATATGCAGTGCCACCAAAAATGGTAGCAGTGGCCCTAGGATTCTACTTCCTGCGCCATCCCATGTTCAGGGACCCAATGCCACCAGCCACTTTGAATTTCTTTAGGAGACTTCCAAGTTTATCTGACCGTTTGATGTAG
- the LOC107862500 gene encoding mitochondrial outer membrane protein porin of 36 kDa encodes MSKHPRIYSHIGKNATDLLYGDYIRQSPIHYHYNSVDWNVYFKCQVSGIAPGLSALLKLCIPDQRSNMVEVQYMNNYFGVATGISLTRTPLLSLSGVTGIGFFNIGTDISFDTATTTLSEYNAGLSFDTDILTASLSLSDKADTLRAQIYGSILPLTNTGIAAELTHRFFSKQTTLTLGAQHCLFPFMLIKARVASDGCLGALVQNNIFSALSLTIATEVNVMDAMKPVKLGITLAFKH; translated from the exons ATGAGCAAACATCCAAGAATTTATTCTCATATTGGCAAAAATGCAACAG ATCTTTTGTATGGAGATTATATCAGACAATCGCCAATTCATTATCACTACAATTCGGTTGACTGGAACGTATACTTCAAGTGTCAAG TTAGTGGCATTGCACCTGGTCTAAGTGCACTACTCAAGTTGTGCATACCAGATCAAAGGTCTAATATG GTGGAGGTGCAGTACATGAACAATTATTTTGGAGTTGCAACAGGCATCAGTTTGACAAGAACCCCACTGTTAAGTCTATCTGGTGTCACTGGAATTGGATTTTTCAACATTGGAACTGATATCTCTTTTGATACAGCAACGACTACACTCTCCGAATACAATGCTGGTTTGAGCTTCGATACTGACATTCTCACTGCTTCACTCTCCCT GAGCGATAAAGCTGATACTTTGAGAGCTCAAATTTACGGGTCAATTCTACCCTTAACAAACACTGGGATTGCAGCTGAGTTAACACATAGGTTTTTCAGCAAACAGACGACTCTAACACTGGGAGCTCAGCATTGCCTGTTTCCTTTCATGCTGATTAAAGCTCGAGTTGCAAGTGATGGCTGTTTGGGTGCTCTCGTCCAAAACAACATTTTCTCAGCACTCTCTCTCACTATTGCAACAGAGGTGAATGTCATGGATGCCATGAAACCTGTTAAATTGGGGATCACTCTGGCATTTAAGCACTAA